CGTTATGCTGCGCGGTGACATCAAAAGCCAATTTAACAACACGATACACCTTACCTTGTTCATCCTTAATTGGCACATAACGTGCGCCGACAAAGATAGTTTCTCTATTCTTCTTTATATATTTAAAGGTATCTCGCTGCGGTTTGTCCTCAAGGAGATTTCGCCAGAAGGTTATATACTCGGGCCTCGATGTATAGGCAGTCTCAAACAAAATGCGGTGATGCTGGCCCAGAAGTTCCTGTTTACTGTACCCCATAAAGTCAGCAAACTTCTGACTCACTTCAAGTATTTCGCCTGAATGATTAAAAATCACCATCGCGGTAGCGTTTAACATGGCATTAAAGAGGAGTTTTTCATCAGAAACTTTTAGTGGTTCTGTTAAAGTGGGTGTTTTCTTTAGAAAGTCGAACATAATCAGTATTATCTCTTATAGCTCAAAAGTAATTTTTCAAACTGCTCAACAGAGAGAGGTTTATCGAAGTAGTAACCTTGCCCCCAATCACAACCCAGTTCTGCCAGTAGCGTCGCAATTTCTTGAGTTTCAATTCCCTCAGCAAGAGTTTTCAAGCCAAAAATCTTTGCTGTTGAAATAATGGTTTTAACAATGGCGAGGTTTTTCTCATCTTCAAGTATTGACTTGATAAAGTGCATATCAATTTTCAGCACATCCGCATTGATGTTTTTTAGATAACTTAATGAAGAATGCCCCATACCAAAGTCATCAATGGCAATCGCAAAACCTTTACTTCGTATCATATTTAAAGTTGATATTGCTTTATCGGGATCACGCATAAGCCCTGTTTCGGTAAGCTCAAGCTCAAAATCATTTGGCTCTAGCCCTGCGAGTTCTATCAAAGTTAAAAAACCATAAATTGCAGACTCATCATCAAAGCTTTTCGCTGAAATATTAAGGGCGAGCTTGAAACGCAAATTTTCTTGCGAGAACATTTCTTTTTTCTGCCAACTGCGTTTCAGTTCAATAACACGTTCTAATACGAGATGCGTCAACTTATTGATTAACCCTCGCTCTTCAGCAATTGGAATAAAGGATCCTGGCGAAACTTCGCCAAGCTCTTCGTCTCTCCAGCGCACCAGAACCTCAGCACCGACTAACTTATGTGTTTTTAAACAAACTTGAGGTTGAAGGACGATTCGCAGATTATCAGGATAGGAGAGTAAGGTTCTCTCAAGTTGCTTTGAGATAATTGATTTTTTCTGAATCCTTTCACCCACTTCAATATTAAAATAGCAACTGGGTAAACCGGACTCTTTGGCCATATTAAGTGCTATATTGGCACCTCGTGTTATTGCATCAAAGGTATCCGCATCCTGAGGATATAAAGCAATTCCAGCTCTTACATTGATACTGACTTCACCCTCTAGGGTTTCGAGCGGCTCAGCGAGAGCTTGTTGTAACCTGTTGACCATTATTGATGCCGCATCGGGATTAGATAGAACGGCTGCAAGCGCAAAAAAATCAGAATTTAAACGGGCTAAGGAGTCAAACTCTCGATCTATGTCATTGACGATAGGTAAAGTCTGGCAGTCCTCGTTCTCAAAGATACAACGCACTAAAGTATCTGCGCCGCGGATGGTTTTTGCTAATCTGCGACCGACCGCTTGGATGACTGCATCACCCGCTTCGTATCCCATTGTTTCGTTAATATCTTCAAGATTAACCAGGTCGATATATATAATCGCGATGGTATATTGATGTCTATCTGCAATTTTAAGAAGGTATTTAACTCGTTCAGAGAATAAATTTTTATTAGCCAGTCCCGTTAGCTCATCAAAAAATGCCAATTGCTTGATGCGGTGCTCTTTGGCTTTAATGTCACTTAAATCGCGCCAAATTACCTTGATAGCGTTTTGTCCAAGGTAGATGACTGGAGTGAGCGTTACCTCTATCGGTATATGCTGACCTTGTTTAGTGATATGAAGCCATTCAAAACGCTGGTAGCCCTCTGTTGAGGCTTTATTTAAAAGAGCTTTGGCGAGCTCTTCGCTGTTGTTTTTACCCTGGCTCAATGGTGAAAATTGAATAGGCGACAAACCAATCAGCGCTTTGCGGTCAGACAAGCCAAAAAGTTTTGCGGCTGCATCATTACAATCAGTAATCACAAAATCTGGGCTGATTATGCCCATCGCATCCTCTGATTTATGCAGCAAATTCACCAAGCGCTTTTCGTTTTCACTTTTGAGTCTTTCATAATCAAGCTGCGCTGAGATGTCACGAATTATATTGACAACGACTTTTTGGTTAAACGCGGTTTGTACAATCTGCATACTAATTTCTGCAGGATAGATGTTGCCATCCCCTTTGCGATGTTGGGTAACAAAATGCAGCAGCTCCACCTCACCTATTTTGAGCGGCTTCAAAAGCCGATCGAACGATTGTGCATCGTAGCTCGGCTTAAATTCGTAGGGCTTCATAATTTGTAGCATCGCCCAACTCCGCCCAAGTTGACGCTGTGCAGCAAGGTTGGCATATAAAATGTCCAACGTTTCGGCATCAAAAAATAGGACGGCATCAGCGATTTGATCAACAACGCTTTTAAAGCTGGTCAGTTCGTCCTGCCTCAAGCGCTCTTGAGTTATATCCAGCTCAACCGAAATATACCCCGAGTGCTCTCCAAGCTCATTAAACGTAGGGTTGCAACTGATGCGACTCCAGAAGGTCTCTCCACTCTTTCGATATTTAAGTAATTCAATTTCAATAGACTTTCTCTTTGCGACTGCTTTTTGTAACTTCAAAAGGTCAAAGCTGTTAGTCTGCGGCCCGGTTAATGTTGCCAACGGCGATTGACCCGCAAGCTCCTCCAAAGAATAACCAGAGATTCGTTCGAAGCCAGCATTACACCAAGTGATGTTGTAATCACAATCTAAGATCATTACCCCGTTCACAGTCTGTGTAGCAACTAATGCAAGGCGGGCGTTCTCTTCCAGTGTCAGAGCAAGTTTATTTTTAATCTCTCTTGCTTCAGACAGCGATTCCAAGGTTTCGAGGATGGGGTTCAGTTTCTCAACGTCAGATTGTTCATAGCCGTTGGCTGCGTTAGCCAGACCGACCATGCCAATCAACTTACCATTATGTTTAATTGGTAATCCAAGGAAGGAGGAGAGCTTGGGATGACCATGTGGTGTGCCACCAGCACGAGAATCATCCTGAGGATTGTTTGAGATAACAGCTTGGCCGGTTGTTAATACTTCACCCAGTAAATTATGATGATTATGGAACTCTAAGCCATCCGCCTTACTTCTTTCATATAGCTCACGGGTTTCATGATCCCAGCTGATATTTGTCAAGACGCGGACTTTCAGATATGGTCGTAGTTGCGAGTCTTCCAGCACCTCACCAATCAAACCGAACTGACTATCTGTCAGAGCGATGAGTTCATTAAGTAAAAGGCTAAGTGCACTGTCATGCGACTCATTAAGTATAAAAGCGCGCTGAATCTTAGCGATGGCATTGCTGGTACGAATTTGAAAATCGTATTTGTCAGAAATCTGCTGCCTTGACTGCTCAAGTGTCTGGTGGCTAGCGTACATGTAGGCGTCAAAGGCTAGGGTGATATCCAGCAGCGCGACTTTGTAGAGCGCAGTTAACGTTGGCTCGATACGCTCCTTATCGCTATTCAATATCACACTGACGAATTTACAAACGAGATCTAAGTAAACACCGTAAGCCCCAATATACCATTGTGGCGTCAAACCAACTCTTTGGTGCGCAATGCCCACTCTAATACGATCTTGGGCGTAGTCGAATCCATAATCGCCGGCAGTTAATTTCCTAAAGTACAGTTTTTGTGTCTCTTGAAGTTTGCTCATTAGGTTAACGTCACGCAGCATCTTCGATGCATGGTCAAACTTTAAAAGATGCTGATAAAAAGCATGAATAAGCTCATTCTCAAAGGCATAAAGTGGTTTGTGAATGGCTTCGAGCAATTTAATTTCGGTAGTTGAAAGATTAATAAGAGCTTTACGCTCATCAAAAGAGACGGGGTTGATGTTTAATCGCTTTAGTACTTCTACCACTCTCATAGCGCACCTGTCTTTACTTGGCGGTTGCAGGAGCTGAGTGCAACACGGTATTGAATTGAAGCCGGACCATCATGCCGCATTGCCATGGCATTTTGCATGACCTCTCCCATCACCTCGATGGGGCATTTGAAGTCGAAGCGCTTGCGCGGTCGCATGTTCAGTTGCAGCGCAATGGCGTCCAGCTCCTCCTGGCTATGTACCGACAGGTCTGTGCCCTTGGGCAAGTACTGGCGAATCAGGCCGTTGATGTTTTCGTTGCTGCCGCGCTGCCAGGGGCTGTGCGGGTCGCAAAAGTAGATCGCCACGCCGGTTCTTTGGGTGATCTCGGCGTGTCGTGCCATCTCCCGGCCCTGGTCGTAAGTCATGCTCTTGCGCATCTCCAGCGGCATGCTATTGAGCGCGGCGCTGAAGCCTTCAAGCGCCGAAGTCGCCGTCGCGTCGTTCATCTTCACCAACATCAGGTACCCACTGGTGCGTTCCACCAGCGTACCGACGGACGAGGCGTTGGCCTTACCCTTGATGAGGTCGCCTTCCCAATGCCCCGGCATCAGCCTGTCTTCAATCTCCGGCGGGCGCACATGAATACTGACCATCTCGGGGATCTGGCCGCGCCGATCCACGCCACCAGAGCGCGGCCGGCGCGTCGTCTTGCCTTGGCGCAGACAGATGATCAGCTCCTTACGCAGCTCGCCGACCGGCAAGGCATAGATGGCGTTATAGATCGTCTCGCGACAGACGTAGGCATCTCTGAGGCTGGGAATGTTCATGCTGCGCAGCTTGCCGGCAATCTGCTCGGGAGACAAACGCTCGCGCAGCATATGGGCCACCAACTGAAAGCGCTCACCACCCGGCAACAGCTTTCGTTTCGGTCGACAACCTTGGCGGCGGGCCTGCATCTGCTGCTGGGTCATGCGGGCCGAGTAGCCACCACAGACATCTCGATTGCGGCGCAGCTCCCGGCTGATGGTCGAAGGGGATCGGGTGATCAAGCAAGCAATCTTGCGCAGGCTGAACCCTTGGGCACGGCTGATTTGAATGGTGGCGCGTTCTTCAACGCTGAGTTCGGAATAAGACATAGGGTGTTGGCG
This region of Pseudomonas wenzhouensis genomic DNA includes:
- a CDS encoding IS30 family transposase, whose product is MSYSELSVEERATIQISRAQGFSLRKIACLITRSPSTISRELRRNRDVCGGYSARMTQQQMQARRQGCRPKRKLLPGGERFQLVAHMLRERLSPEQIAGKLRSMNIPSLRDAYVCRETIYNAIYALPVGELRKELIICLRQGKTTRRPRSGGVDRRGQIPEMVSIHVRPPEIEDRLMPGHWEGDLIKGKANASSVGTLVERTSGYLMLVKMNDATATSALEGFSAALNSMPLEMRKSMTYDQGREMARHAEITQRTGVAIYFCDPHSPWQRGSNENINGLIRQYLPKGTDLSVHSQEELDAIALQLNMRPRKRFDFKCPIEVMGEVMQNAMAMRHDGPASIQYRVALSSCNRQVKTGAL
- a CDS encoding EAL domain-containing protein gives rise to the protein MVEVLKRLNINPVSFDERKALINLSTTEIKLLEAIHKPLYAFENELIHAFYQHLLKFDHASKMLRDVNLMSKLQETQKLYFRKLTAGDYGFDYAQDRIRVGIAHQRVGLTPQWYIGAYGVYLDLVCKFVSVILNSDKERIEPTLTALYKVALLDITLAFDAYMYASHQTLEQSRQQISDKYDFQIRTSNAIAKIQRAFILNESHDSALSLLLNELIALTDSQFGLIGEVLEDSQLRPYLKVRVLTNISWDHETRELYERSKADGLEFHNHHNLLGEVLTTGQAVISNNPQDDSRAGGTPHGHPKLSSFLGLPIKHNGKLIGMVGLANAANGYEQSDVEKLNPILETLESLSEAREIKNKLALTLEENARLALVATQTVNGVMILDCDYNITWCNAGFERISGYSLEELAGQSPLATLTGPQTNSFDLLKLQKAVAKRKSIEIELLKYRKSGETFWSRISCNPTFNELGEHSGYISVELDITQERLRQDELTSFKSVVDQIADAVLFFDAETLDILYANLAAQRQLGRSWAMLQIMKPYEFKPSYDAQSFDRLLKPLKIGEVELLHFVTQHRKGDGNIYPAEISMQIVQTAFNQKVVVNIIRDISAQLDYERLKSENEKRLVNLLHKSEDAMGIISPDFVITDCNDAAAKLFGLSDRKALIGLSPIQFSPLSQGKNNSEELAKALLNKASTEGYQRFEWLHITKQGQHIPIEVTLTPVIYLGQNAIKVIWRDLSDIKAKEHRIKQLAFFDELTGLANKNLFSERVKYLLKIADRHQYTIAIIYIDLVNLEDINETMGYEAGDAVIQAVGRRLAKTIRGADTLVRCIFENEDCQTLPIVNDIDREFDSLARLNSDFFALAAVLSNPDAASIMVNRLQQALAEPLETLEGEVSINVRAGIALYPQDADTFDAITRGANIALNMAKESGLPSCYFNIEVGERIQKKSIISKQLERTLLSYPDNLRIVLQPQVCLKTHKLVGAEVLVRWRDEELGEVSPGSFIPIAEERGLINKLTHLVLERVIELKRSWQKKEMFSQENLRFKLALNISAKSFDDESAIYGFLTLIELAGLEPNDFELELTETGLMRDPDKAISTLNMIRSKGFAIAIDDFGMGHSSLSYLKNINADVLKIDMHFIKSILEDEKNLAIVKTIISTAKIFGLKTLAEGIETQEIATLLAELGCDWGQGYYFDKPLSVEQFEKLLLSYKR